ATATGTATCTCCTGATATGTCATGCCACCTGTTTCAGGTGGATCACCCCATCCAGATACATGGTATGATATAAAGCTTGATCCGTTCATAGCTCTCCATTCAATTTGGGTTTCTATGATATCCGGAGTATCCACATTGTATTCATTTATCGCCACACCATACTGGCAAGTGGCTCTCACGTTTAAAGGTGTGGCCTTAGTGATAAATCCAACAAGATGAATATAATGGGATCCTAAATAATGATTAATATTATCTGCTTTAGTTATCCAACTTCCAAATATTTTTAACATATCCCTCCTCTGAGTCATTTTAGTAAAAATATGTTGGAAATCCCCATATTCACCCCTCAAATAATTATTTTTAATCAATATATTTGCATCATCATAAATCTTATGAAAATCAACAAGCCCCAAGACATTTTTATTTTCTAATTTCAAAATGATCTCATTCAGGTCGCTCAATTTGTTTACGACGGGTTTAACAACAAGAAAATGATATTCATGATCGATAGAATCAATAATCATTTGTTTATGCAAATTATCAGGGGTAACAATAATAACTGCAACGGGTCTTGGAATCTGTTCCAATGCATCTAAATATGCATTTTCATTAGTATCATCATCTTTGGGAAATAATTCTATTTTAGTATCCCAACCAAATTTTTTTCCGAGAATTTCGGTTTTTGTTCTTAAATTTTTGAATTTTTTACCATTTCTAGCAGCTAAATAGATTTTATCAACAAAACCCTGCCTTCTTAATTCAAAAATTGAAGGTAAAACAACACCAAAATCTTTATCAGTTTCTTTTATGCCTTCCAAAACAGTTGACCCTGTGGAATAATGACCATTACCAATAATTAAGACATTAATTTTGTCAATCATTCTCTCACAACAATTTGAATCGTTTTCATGGCATTTTCACATTTTTTAATTGCATCCTCAATATTTTCCCCTTGAGTAATAATTTGACCGAACCTTTCACTATGATTCGTGGCTTTTCTAACTAAATCCCCCTTATTAATGTTATTAAATAATGTGAACATTTTAACTCCGGGCATTTTTTTAGCTTTATCAATTCCACCAATTCGTTCAAAAATCCCTTCTTGAGTAGGTATAATGTATCTTTGGCAAGCAGCCTTATTGAATTTTGGTTTTAATTCATTTTCATCTAGAGGATATCCAACACTCATTTTTATTAAAGAGCTCAATATATTAACTCCCGTAGCAATCGGAACAGTACCGGCACAAAACCATCCTCCACTAGTTCTCGCCGCTATTTCCAAAACATAAACTTTTTCATCTTTAATTAGGATGTCTCCTTTTGCTACACCCCAATTAATTGTTAAGGCATTTATCGCACCTTCAACAGTCTTGATGACTTTTTCTTTTAATTCAGTTGAAATAGACGATGGAACATTATGTCCATCCTCAACAAAAAATGGCTCGAATTCACTTCTTCGAGTATAATTCCGGTCTCCAAATCCAGTAGTAAATATTTTATTTTCATAAATGACAGACTCAGTACTTATTTCCAGACCTTCTAAAAACTCTTCAATTAATATCTCATTAGCATTTGAATACCTTGTTGCTTCTTTAAATCCATTTTCTATTTCATTTTTACTTCGAACTTTAATGACTCCTCTTGCTCCAGCATTGTCAACAGGCTTAAAAACACAT
The sequence above is a segment of the Methanobacterium formicicum DSM 3637 genome. Coding sequences within it:
- a CDS encoding Gfo/Idh/MocA family protein, with product MIDKINVLIIGNGHYSTGSTVLEGIKETDKDFGVVLPSIFELRRQGFVDKIYLAARNGKKFKNLRTKTEILGKKFGWDTKIELFPKDDDTNENAYLDALEQIPRPVAVIIVTPDNLHKQMIIDSIDHEYHFLVVKPVVNKLSDLNEIILKLENKNVLGLVDFHKIYDDANILIKNNYLRGEYGDFQHIFTKMTQRRDMLKIFGSWITKADNINHYLGSHYIHLVGFITKATPLNVRATCQYGVAINEYNVDTPDIIETQIEWRAMNGSSFISYHVSGWGDPPETGGMTYQEIHIIGTKGHIESDQRNRGFESILEKKGQQIINPYFFSLNKGIDGKVDLEGQYGFKSIKMFIKTAIDVENGADVGSYEGILPTIKDSLNVTAILEAADESLKKNSSIIKLNL
- a CDS encoding ATP-grasp domain-containing protein; the encoded protein is MTKILILGAGIEQTIPIKLAKNMGLKVIAVDGNIKALGLRLANVGISDDIKNVDRMVDIGKRYEVNGVFAHGVEIPEIVAQVAKKLNLPGIDPKVAENATNKLKRIKCFKEKNILCPKFLTAKNIEEAGENAEKIGFPCVFKPVDNAGARGVIKVRSKNEIENGFKEATRYSNANEILIEEFLEGLEISTESVIYENKIFTTGFGDRNYTRRSEFEPFFVEDGHNVPSSISTELKEKVIKTVEGAINALTINWGVAKGDILIKDEKVYVLEIAARTSGGWFCAGTVPIATGVNILSSLIKMSVGYPLDENELKPKFNKAACQRYIIPTQEGIFERIGGIDKAKKMPGVKMFTLFNNINKGDLVRKATNHSERFGQIITQGENIEDAIKKCENAMKTIQIVVRE